The Catellatospora citrea DNA segment GGGGACGGCAGCAGGGCGCCGCCGTCCCCGTTGCGGGAGATCAGTGGTCCTGCAGCAGGCCCAGCACATTGCCGTCGAGATCGGTGACGGTGGCCACCAGGCGGCCGCCGCCGACGTCGTGCGCGGCCTGCTGCACGGTGGCGCCCGCGGCGGTCACCTCGGCGAGCTTGGCCTCGATGTCCGGCACGTGCCAGTACGTGACCGGCGAGGTCAGGCCCTGCGGTCCGCCGGCAGGCACCAGTCCGATCTGCTGTCCGGCGGCGTCGAAGCCGACGTAGTACGGCGAGTCGGTCTGCGGCGGCACGCCGAGCAGCGCGGCGTACACGGCCTTCGCCGCCGCGAGGTCGGACACCGGGTGCAGCACGGTCTTGCCGCCGTGGGTGGAAGTGCCGGTCATGATCACTCCTGGGGTCGTGGGCCGTTGCGGCCCGCTCGATGTGTCCCGCCGTGACCAGCGGGAACTGGGTAAAGCTTGTCGTTTGCGGGGTCCGGCCCGCATCCGTGACGACCACGGAACACACCACGGATCGCGCGTACGGACGCCGCCTACGGCTGGCGCCGCGAGGCCGGTGCCGCACCGGCGGCGACCAGCCGGCCTTCGCACGCGGCGGCCCTGCCTGCGGTCGGCGCGACCGCCGGGCCGGTGCCCGCAGCACGCCTGCTGAGCCGCAGCACGGCCGCGACCGACAGGCCCAGCGCGATGGTGAGCAGCGCCGAGATCAGCAGGGTCGGTCTACCGCCGACCGCGGTGACGACCGGACCGCCGACCAGCGTGCCCAACCCGGTGGCGGGGGCGGTCAGCGCGGACCGGGCGGCGAGCACACGGCTGAGCACGTGCGGCGGCGTGCCGCGCTGGAACAGCGCCGTCGAGATGGCGGTGAACGGGCCGTAGACCAGCCCGCCGGCCGCGAAACCGACCAGGCCCGGTGCGACGGCGTCGGTCAGCCCGAGGGGCAGCAGGGCGGCGCCCCAGCCGACGACGATGACGACCACCACCCGCCAGGGTGCGCGATGGCGCAGCAGCACCGCCCCCAGCGAGCCGACCGTCGCCCCGATCCCGAACACGGTCCAGTACAGGCCCAGCAGACCGGGTGAGCCGTGCAGGCCGTGGGCGACGTGCACCGGCAGGGCGACCTCGACCGGGCCGTACAGGAAGAAGAACGCGCAGGTGACGGCGAGCAGCCCGAGCAGGCGCGGCCGGTCGAGGATGACCCGCCAGCCGCCTGTCGCCGATGCTTCCGGCGAGCCTGCGGCAGTGGCGGCGGTGCTCGCCTGTCGCGCGGCGAGCGCCCACGCGGCGACCGCCAGCACCGCGAAACTCACCGCGTCCACGCCGATCACCCAGCCCGGCCCGGCCAGCGCGGTCAGCCCGCCGGCCAGGCCCGGTCCGACCACGAACGCCGACTGGGCGAACGTCGACAGCAGCGCGTTTCCGATGACCTGGTCGTCCTCCGGCAGCACCTCCGCCACCAGCGTGTACACCCCGGCGCTGCCCCACGCGTGCAGCAGCGACGAGACCGCCAGCAGCGCGACGTAGGCGACCGGGTCCAGCAGCCCGGTCACCGCCAGAACAGCGACCGTGCCCAGTGCGACGGCGCGCACCGAGGCGTCCGCCGCGACCAGTTGCGCGGCACGCAGCCGGCGCATCAGCCAGGCGAGCAGGGCCGCGCCGAGCGGGGCCGGCAGCGCGTACGCCGCGACCGCCAGCCCGGTCCAGACCCCGGCCTGCCCGGCCGGCGCGATCTGCACCGCGAGCCACGCCACCGCGACCATGCTCATGCCGTCGCCGAGGGCCGAGACCAGCTGCGCGGGCAGGATCCAGCGAAGCGCCGGATGCCTGCCCAATCGGCCGACGGAGCCGATCCATGACCGCGCGCCGTTTCGCATTCGCTTCATTTCGCGCTCCGTTTCCGACGTCCGATGTGCCTGCTCCGAGCGTCGTCGGAAGGGGCCGCGAGGGCATCGGTGCCGAGCACGGAAAGCACCTCGGAAAGTCAGTACGGAGCGGTGCGCCAGAATAGGCCCATGACGGCGACGACGGTGGAGATCTCGGCCCGGGAGTCCGAAGTGCTGGCGCTGCTGGGCGAGCACCTCAGCAACGCCGAGATCGGGGCGCGGCTGTTCATCTCGGTCCGGACCGTGGAGAGCCACGTCTCCTCGCTGCTGCGCAAGGTCGACGCCCCGGACCGGCGGGCCCTGGCCCAGCGCGCGGCCGAGCTGACCCGCGTCGACCGCACCCACCCGGCGCCGGTCCTGCCGACACCGCTGACCTCGTTCGTCGGCCGGTCGCGGGAACGCGCCGAACTCACCGAGATGATCAAGGCGCATCGGCAGGTGACCGCGCTCGGCCCCGGCGGGGTCGGCAAGACCCGGCTCGCGCTGGGCGTGGCCGCCGACGCGGCCGGCGAGTTCGCCGACGGCGTGTGGTTCGTCGACCTGGTCCCGGTCACCGACCCCGGCGCAGGCGCGGTCGCGGGCGCGATCGCCGCCGCACTCGGCCTCGGCGAGCAGCCCGGCCGCGGCATGGACGAGTCGGTGTTCGCCGCGCTGGCCGACCGGCACGCCCTGCTGGTGCTCGACAACTGCGAACACGTCCGCGACGGGGTGGCCCCGTTCCTGGAGCGGCTGCTCGCGACCTGCCCCCGGCTGACGGTCCTGACCACCAGCCGCGCCCGGCTGATGGTGCCGTTCGAGCGGGTGTACCAGGTCCCGCCGATGTCGCTGGCCGGCGACGGCGAATCGGATGCCGTCGCGCTGTTCCTGGACCGCGTCGCGGAGCTGCGCTGGCCGCCCGACGCGGTGCTGCGCGAGCACATCGCCACCGTCTGCGAACGCCTGGACGGGGTGGCGCTGGCGATCGAGCTGGCCGCCGCCCGGTGGCCCACGCTCGGGCTGGACGGCCTCACCGCCGGGCTGTCCGACCAGCTGCGGATGCTGTCCGGCGGCCCCCGGGCCGACGACCGGCACCGTTCGGTGCGGGCCGCGCTGGACTGGAGCCACGCCCTGCTGGACCCCGCCGACCAGGCGCTGCTGCGCCGCATGTCGGTGTTCGTGGCGCCGTTCACCGTCGAGGCGGCCGCGGAGGTCGCCGGAGCCGAACGGGGCGTCGTCGCCGACGGACTGGCCCGGCTGGCCGAGCAGAGCCTGCTGGCGGTGACCGCGTCGGGGAGCACGACCGAATACCGGGCGCTGGAGACCATCCGCCAGTACGGGGCCGAACGACTCGCCGAAGCCGGTGAGCTGGACGACGTCCGCCTCCGGCATCTGCGCTGGTGCCTGGCCAAGACGGCCGAACTGGCCGTGGTGCGCCCGGACTGGCGGGCCCGGTTCGACGCGACGGCCGACGACGTGCGCGCCGCCCTGGCCTGGGTCGCCGACCGGCCCGAGCAGCGCACGGACGCGTACCGGCTCGCCCGGTCGTTCGCGGAGCTGAGCTTCACCCGCACCTACGCCGGCGAATCCCAGCTGCGCTACGAGCAGGCCGCCGCGCTCGCCGACGACCCGGCCGACGCCGCCGCGGCGCTCCGGCTCGCCGCGGCCGTGGCCGGCTGCCGTATGCGCGGCGACGACATGTACCGCCTGCACCGCACGGCCGCCGACGCGGCCAGGCGCGCCGGGGACACCGCCGGCGCCGCCTGCGACCTGGCGACCGCCGCGACCAACGCGCACCGGTTCTGGAGCAAGTTCGAGCACCTGCCGACGTACGACGAGACGGTCGTGCTCGTCACGCAGGCACGGGACCTGGCCGGCGACGATCCGGCCGCCCAGGCCGCGGTGGCGCTGGCCGAAGCCGGGGTGCTCGCCGACGCGTTCGGCGCGGCCCAGGGCCCGGCCGACAACGCGGTGGAGGACACGACCGCGCGCACCCACCGGGCGGTCGAACTCGCCGCCCGCACCGGCGACCCGCTCGCCGAGTCCGCCGCGCTCGACGCGCTCACCGGCGCGCAGAGCTGGGCCGGCGACGCGTTCGCCGCCGCGGCCACCGCCCGCCGCCGGGTCGCGCTGCTGTCGTCCCTGTCGGACACCCCGGCGGCCACCCACGAACTGCTCGACGCCCTCGGCATGGCGACCGAGGCCGCGCTCGGCGCGGGCGACCTGCCCGCAGCCCGCCGGTGGGGCCGGCGACTCGCCGAGCACCCGCTGCTGGCCGAGGTCGGACACCGCGCCACGAGCTGGCTGCTGGTCACCGACGCGCTGGCGGGCGACGTCGACGGCGTGCTCGCCGTCGGCGACCGGTTCCTCGAGGCGTGGCAGCGGGCCGGCAGCCCCGCGAGGTCCGTGCTGGGTCCCGCCGTCGCGGCCGTCGCGATGATCCATGGACTGCGCGACGACCACGCAGCCCGGCGCGACTGGAACGCGGTCCTGCGGCAGCTCGGCACCCCGCCGGAGCACACCTACGGCTACGGCGCGGTCTTCGACGCGCTCGGCCTGCTCCACGAAGGCCAGCCCGACCTCGCGCTGCGGCGGACGGCGCCCGAGCCCGCCGACGTGTGGAAATGGGTCACCTGGATCTGGCACCACTGGTACGTGGCCCTGCGCGCCGAAGCCGCCGTGCTCGCCGGCCAACCCGACGCCGCCGACCGGCTGGCCGCCGCCCGCACCGCCGTGGCCGGCAACCCGGTCGCCGCCGCCATCGTGGCACGGGCCCAGGCCCTGCACGACGACGACCGCGAGCGGTTGCTCGCCACGGCGGCCGAGTTCGACGCCGCCGGCTGCCGCTACCAGTCGGCGCGGACGCTGGTGCTCGCCGGAGGCGACCACGCCACCCGCGGCGCCGCCGCCGTCGCCGAACTCGGCCTCGCCCCGATGGTTCCCGCCCCGCATCCGCCACGGCGGTGAGCGGTCGGGGTCAGCTCGACCCGCGGACCCGCGCCGTCGGCCGCCGCCACGAGAGTCGCGCTCGTCGTCGGGACGCCGGCATCACCTGTCGGCCTCGCGGAGCATCGTCTCGAGCTCCGGGTCGGGCATGAGGTGCCGGACCTCCTGCGCACAGCGGCAAGCAGCGGCGAGCTTGGCCGCCCATGCCAGCGCCTCTTCGCGGGAGGCCACGTCGACGACCACGAACCCGCCGATGACCTCCTTGGTCTCCGGGTAGGGGCCGTCGGTGACCACCCCGTCCGTGGCCACGATGCTCGCCCGCTGCCGCTGCAGGCCGGTGCCGAACACCCATACGCCGGCATTCATGGCCTCCTGGCACACCGCGTGCGCGGCCTTGCCCACGTCGGGCAGCTCCTCGGCGGTGATGTGGTCCATCGCGCCGTCGTTAAACGAGATCAAGTACTGCGTCATCCCCATCACCCTCTCGCCCGGCGGCCCCTCCGGCCGCATTCCACCTGTACTACGAACGACCCGACCCGGATCCGACACCCTGCCGAAGAATTGTTTCCGCGCAGCCCGACATACCCGCCTGACCGGCGCGGCAACGCGACGGCCCCGGTGCTCTCGCGCCGGGGCCGCGGTGTGTCGAGCGCGGGCAGCTCAGGAGCGGTTCCAGCGCAGCGACAGGCCCACCCCGGTGCCCGCCAGCAGCGCCCCCGCCAGGACGAACCAGACCGTCATCTCGACGTCCTGCTTCTGCGTGACGATCGTGCCGGGCAGGTCCGTCAGCACGCCCACCAGCTGCTCGGCGTCCTGCGCGCGGAAGTACTCGCCACCGGTCAGCTCGGCGACCTCGCCGAGGGTGTCCTCGTCGATCAGCTGTGCGCGCCGGCCGCCGCCGCCGCGGCCCTGCCACTCCGGCCGCGCGCCCGAGCCCGCGGTCATCTGGTCGGCGCTGCAGATCAGCGGCGCGGGCTCGGTGGTGCCGAACCCGATGGTGTACACCCGCAGGCCGCGGGCCTTGGCCTCCTGGGCCGCGGTGACCGGGTCGACGCCCTGCGTGTTCGCACCGTCGGTCAGCACCACGATCGTGTCGGCGACGTACTCCCCGGAGCCGGGGGAGCCCGGTTCGCCGAGTTCCACGCCGGTCGGCGGGACCGCCGGGTTGATCTCGGCGATGGCGTCGATGGAGGTCAGGATCGCCTGCCCGATGGCGGTGCCGCGCGAGGTGCGCAGGCCGTCGATCGCGGTGAGCAGCGCCTGCTTGTCGTCGGTCGGCTCGACCAGCAGGCCGGAGATGCCGGAGAAGGCGACCAGCCCGATCCGGGTCCCGTCCTCCTGCGCCAGCACGAACTCCCGGGCCGCCTCCCGCGCGGCCGTCAGCCGGTTCGGCGGCACGTCGGTGGAGCACATCGACTGCGAGACGTCCATCGCCAGCAGGATCGCCGTGGAGTCCTGCGGCACCGCCAGCGACGCCTGCGGCCGGGCGACGGCCATCCCGAGTGCGAGCAGGCCCAGCACGAACAGGGCCGCGGGGATGCGCCGCTGCCAGCGGGAACGGCCCGGCAACGCGGCCCGGATCAGCGCGATGCTGGACACCCGCACGGCCACCTTGCGCCGCCGCCGGTTCAGCCACCAGCGCACCACCAGCAGCAGCGGGATCACGAGCAGGGCGGCCAGCGCCCACGGCCAGGCGAGCGACATCAGACGATCCTTCCGTACCAGCGGATCATCAGCAGTCCGCCGAGGGTCAGCAGCAGCAGCGCGGAGCCCGCGAACAGCGCGGTGAGCTCGATGTACTCGGGCTCGGTGGTGATGCGCAGGTCGATGGACCGGTGGATGTCGTCGAGCGCGGCCGCGTCGCGGGCCGGGTGGTACGTCCCGCCGGTGACCGCGGACAGGTCGGTGAGCAGCTGTTCGTCTAGCGCCGTGGCGACCTGGAAGCCCTCGACCTCGACGGTCGTGCCCGCGGGGGTGCCGATGCCGACGGTCTCGATGCGCACCCCTGCCGCACCGGCCATCGCGGCTGCCGCCTGCGCCTGCTCGGGACTCTCGGTCTCCTGCCCGTCGGAGAAGACGATGATGGTCGCCGAGCCCCAGTAGCCGAGGTCGGGCGGGGCGGCGTCCTCCTGCGTCGGCAGCTCGACCGGCTTGCCGACGATGGCTGACAGCGCGGTCAGGATCGCCTGCCGCAGCGAGGTGCTGCCGCTGGTGCTCAGGCGGGTGATGGCGTTCTTGACCGCGGCTCGGTCGGGGGTCGGGGTCTGCGTGAGCAGGCCGCCCTGGCCGAAGATGACCACGCCGATGTCCACGGTGGACGGCTGCTGGTCGACGAAGGACGCGGCGGCGGTCTGCGCGGCGGCGAGCCGGGACGGCTCCACGTCGGTGGCGGCCATGCTGTTGGACACGTCGAACACCAGCATCACCGTGCCCGACACCCGTGGCACCGGCAGCTCCGCGTGCGGGCGGGCCAGGCCGGTCAGCAGCATCGGCAGGGCGGCCAGGAACAGGATGTACGGCAGGTGCCGGCGGACCGAGCCGCGGCCGCCCGCCGCGGTCAGCCCGATCCCGGCGCCACGCAGCGCCTCGGCGCGGCGGCGCTGCACCCGCAGGTACGCCAGCACGGCCACCCCGGTGCCCACCACGGCGAGCGCGATCAGGAACGGATACTGCACGGTCATCGAGATCTCCGCCTCGTCCGGCGCACCATGTCGACCAGGGCGTCGACGAGGTCGGTGTCGGTGGTGACGCGATGGGCCGCGACCCCGGCCCGGCTCATCGTCTCGGCCAGCCCGCTCTCCCGGGCCTGCACCTCGGCCTCCAGCCGGCCCCGCAGCAGCGGGTCGCCGCTGTCGACCAGCAGCTGCTCACCGGTCTCGGCGTCCTCGACGACGATCATGCCCAGGTCGGGCAGTTCGAGCTCGGCGGGGTCGACGATGCGCACGGCGACCACCTCGTGCCGGTGCGACAGCAGCGCGAGCGACCGCTCCCAGCCGGGGTCGCCGATGAAGTCCGACAGCACCAGCACCAGGCTGCGCCGCCGTGCCGTGGCCGCGGCCAACCGCAGCATCGCCGACAGGTCCGTGGTGGTCCCGGCGTCGGTGCGCGGCGCTGGCGCGTCGAGCTCATGGGTCAGCCGCAGCACCTGGTCGCGGCCGGTGCGCGGCGGGATCACCCGCTGGTGCCGGTTGTCGAACAGGATCGCGCCGACCCGGTTGCCGCGGTACGTCAGCAGCCGGGCCAGGCACACGGCCAGCTCGTTGAGGGTCGTGTCCTTGCCGTGGCGGCCGGAGCCGCGCATCGACGCGGACCGGTCCAGCACCAGCCACGCCGTGAGGTCACGGTCCTCGGTGTACTGGCGCACGAACGGCTCGTCCATCCGCGCGGTGACGTTCCAGTCGATGTGCCGGACGTCGTCCTCGGGCGTGTAGGCGCGCACGTCGCTGAAGTCGAGCCCGGCACCACGCCACACCGTGCGGTGCCCGCCCAGCAGGCGCCCGTCGAGGCGCCGCAGCACCTGCCACTCCAAGCGCCGCAGCAACCGGTCGGAGGCCGCCGTCATGCCCACTCCTCGCTGCGCTCGCTCATGGGTCAGTGGCCCTGCATGGCGAGTTCCGGCACGGGCAGCGACGACATGATCCGGTCGAGCACCGCGTCCGCGCTCACCTCGTCGGCCAGCGCCTCGTACGACATCACCAGGCGGTGGCGCAGCACGTCCAGGGCGAGATCGGTCAGGTCCTGGGGCAGCGCGTAGTCCCGCCCGCGCAGGAACGCCAGGGCGCGTCCGGCCAGCACCAGGTTGATCGACGCGCGGGGGCTGGCGCCGTAGGTGATGTAGCGCGCCAGCTGCTGCTGGCCGACGATGGCCGGTTCGCGGGTCGCGGCGGTGAGCCGGACCGCGTACTCGATGAGCGACGGGTCGACGTAGACCCGGTCGGCCTGCTGCTGCAGCTCGATCAGCCGCGCCGGGTCGATGATGCGCTGGATCGCCGGGCCGGGGCTGACCGCCCGCTCGACGATCACGAACTCCTCGGTGCTGCTCGGGTAGCCCACCAGGACCTTCATCATGAACCGGTCGACCTGCGCCTCGGGCAGGGGATAGGTGCCGTCGGACTCGATCGGGTTCTGTGTGGCCAGCACCAGGAACGGCTCCGGGACGCGGTGCGTCTCGCGGCCGATGGTCACCTGGTGCTCCTGCATCACCTCCAGCAGCGCGCTCTGCACCTTCGCGGGCGCGCGGTTGATCTCGTCGGCGAGCAGCAGGTTCGTGAACACCGGCCCGAGCGACACCTGGAACTCGCCGCTGTGCTGGTGGTACGTGCGGGTGCCGGTGATGTCGGCCGGGACCAGGTCGGGCGTGAACTGCACCCGGTGGAACTGCCCGCCGACGGCCTCGGCCAGGGACTTGACGGCCAGCGTCTTGGCCAGGCCCGGCACACCCTCGACGAGGATGTGCCCGCGCGCCAGCAGCGCGACCATCAGCCGCTCCAGCAGCAGATCCTGCCCGACGATGACCTTCTTGACCTCGTAGAGCACCTGCTCCACGACGCTCTGGCCGCCCGCCGGACGGGGCGGCTGCCGGTGACCGTTGCCGGATACGGGTGTGTTCATGGGTCCGTCCTCATCGGATCGAGTGCCGTTGCACGTGCTGTCGGGGGAGGTCACAGGGGTGGCGGCGGGCCGCCGCCGGCCGCGGCGGTCACGATCGGCACGGCGAACCCGATGCCGATGAACGTGCCGGCTTCCGTCGGGTTGGCCAGCGCCACCACGATGCCGACCGTCTCGCCGCGCATGTTCACCAGCGGGCCGCCGGAACTGCCGGGGTTGACCGCGGCGTCGAACTGGATGAGCCCGCTGAGCTTGCCGACGTCGGCCACGGTGACCGAACGTTCCAGGCCGGACACCACGCCGGTGGTGGCCGAGCCGGTCAGGCCGAGCGGGTCGCCGATCGCGACGACCGGCTCGCCGATGCCCGGCACGCCGCCCAGCACGGCCGGGACGAGCACCTCGGGAAGTTTCTCCGGGGTCAGCGCGGCGATGTCGGTCGCCGGGTCCGCGGCCGCGATCTTCGCCGGGGTGCTGCTGCCGTCGGCGTACGTGACCTCGATCTTCGCTGCGCCCTTGACCACGTGCAGCGCGGTCAGGATGGTGCCGTCGGCGTTGGCCAGCACACCGGTGCCGGAGGCGGCCGACGGCTCGCGGCCCGCGCCGGTGGTCCGGATGGACACCACCGAGGGCAACAGAACCTGGTAGACCTCGGCGACGGTGAGCGTGCCGTCGTCGGACGGCGACGGCGAGGGCGACACGACGGCGGGTGCGCCGGACTCGGCCGCGCCCCACCGGAACGCGACCACCGCGGTGACCGCCAGCGCCACCGCGACACCCACCGCGACCAGCGCACGGATGCCCACGCGCGACCGCGGGCGGGTTGCCGGGACGGGCTCGGCGTCGGCCGGCCCGGCCGCGGGTGGCGGGTCCGGGAGGCGGTCGAGTTTTCCGGCGCGACTCAGCATCCTTTGAGCCTAGGGCCGAAAGCTGAATGTTCAATCAGAGTCGCCTCACCGATCGTGCGGAGCCTTCGTCATCGCGCCGGCCACCGCGTGGCCGCGGTGACCCCCGACACAGTGGCAGGGGGTGGCGGCAGCCGGGGCGGTCGTGGGTCGGCATCCGGACGCCGCCGTGCCTAGGATCGTCCGGACCGTCCCATCACGACGAACGGGGAACCTCTGTGTCCACACCTCTCTCCCGCCGCGCGGCCCTCGGCGGCCTCGGGCTCGGCGCCGCCGCGGCCACGTTCGCGGCTGCCGCGCCGGCGTCCGCGGCCGACGACGAGCGCGGCAGCGGCCCGGGCCACCTGCGCCGGGTGTACGAGCGCCAGAAGACCAAGGCCGGCGGTGTCTGGCACTCCCACGTCGCCGCGGTGAACGCGGCCGGCGTGCTGGAGACCGTCATCGCCGACGACGTCGACGCGATCGTCGACGGCTACAGCGTCCAGAAGGTGGCCGTGGCCGTCGCCGTGATGGACAAGATCGACCGCGGCGAGCTGCAGCTCAACCAGAAACTCGACCTGCAGGCCGACATCATCCTCGGCGGCAGCGGCATCTACCACCTGCACACCGTGTGGGGCGACGACATCACCGTCGCCAACTTCCTCACCGCGCTGCTGCTGGTCTCGGACAACACCGCGGTGCGCATGTGCGGCCGGGTGGTGCCCGCGCTGGAGATCAACCAGATCCTGGCCGCCAAGGGCTTCGTCAACACCCGGGTCATCCCGGTCGCCAACCCCAACCGGTTCTTCCTCGGCAAGACCACGCCCGCCGAGATGCACGACCTGCTGTGGCGGCTGGCCAACAAGACCCTGCTGTCCGCGAAGTCCTGCGACTTCCTGCTGAGCATCATGCGCTGGGTCAACGGCTACCACGACGGCATCCGGCGCAACATGTCGTCCAACGAGCGCAGCCGGGTGGCGATCAAGTACGGCGCCGACTTCAACACCCTGGGCGCGGGCCGGCACGAGGTCGGCATCATGTTCGACAGCTCGGGCGCGCCCGCGCTGACCTTTGCCTTCTTCGCCGACTCCCTCGACGGGCTGGACAACTACGGCGCCACCCACCCGGCCGTCGAGGCGCACGCGGTGCTGGGGCGCAAACTGTTCGACTCGATCCCGGCCCCGGTGGCCCAGGCGGCCGCCCGCACGACCCGGCCGACCGTCGACCTGACCCCGTTCCGGCAGGTCAACGGCGGCTGACGGTCCTACTTGTCCGTCAGATCCAGCACGCCGCCACCGGACAGGTGGCGGCGTGCTTCGGCACCGTCGTAGGTCGCCAGGTAGGCCCCGCTTCGACGGGCCAGCATCACCGCGTGACCCATGACGTGACCCAGCTGCGCGGCCTCGATCGCTTCGGCCC contains these protein-coding regions:
- a CDS encoding serine hydrolase, translated to MSTPLSRRAALGGLGLGAAAATFAAAAPASAADDERGSGPGHLRRVYERQKTKAGGVWHSHVAAVNAAGVLETVIADDVDAIVDGYSVQKVAVAVAVMDKIDRGELQLNQKLDLQADIILGGSGIYHLHTVWGDDITVANFLTALLLVSDNTAVRMCGRVVPALEINQILAAKGFVNTRVIPVANPNRFFLGKTTPAEMHDLLWRLANKTLLSAKSCDFLLSIMRWVNGYHDGIRRNMSSNERSRVAIKYGADFNTLGAGRHEVGIMFDSSGAPALTFAFFADSLDGLDNYGATHPAVEAHAVLGRKLFDSIPAPVAQAAARTTRPTVDLTPFRQVNGG
- a CDS encoding ATP-binding protein produces the protein MTATTVEISARESEVLALLGEHLSNAEIGARLFISVRTVESHVSSLLRKVDAPDRRALAQRAAELTRVDRTHPAPVLPTPLTSFVGRSRERAELTEMIKAHRQVTALGPGGVGKTRLALGVAADAAGEFADGVWFVDLVPVTDPGAGAVAGAIAAALGLGEQPGRGMDESVFAALADRHALLVLDNCEHVRDGVAPFLERLLATCPRLTVLTTSRARLMVPFERVYQVPPMSLAGDGESDAVALFLDRVAELRWPPDAVLREHIATVCERLDGVALAIELAAARWPTLGLDGLTAGLSDQLRMLSGGPRADDRHRSVRAALDWSHALLDPADQALLRRMSVFVAPFTVEAAAEVAGAERGVVADGLARLAEQSLLAVTASGSTTEYRALETIRQYGAERLAEAGELDDVRLRHLRWCLAKTAELAVVRPDWRARFDATADDVRAALAWVADRPEQRTDAYRLARSFAELSFTRTYAGESQLRYEQAAALADDPADAAAALRLAAAVAGCRMRGDDMYRLHRTAADAARRAGDTAGAACDLATAATNAHRFWSKFEHLPTYDETVVLVTQARDLAGDDPAAQAAVALAEAGVLADAFGAAQGPADNAVEDTTARTHRAVELAARTGDPLAESAALDALTGAQSWAGDAFAAAATARRRVALLSSLSDTPAATHELLDALGMATEAALGAGDLPAARRWGRRLAEHPLLAEVGHRATSWLLVTDALAGDVDGVLAVGDRFLEAWQRAGSPARSVLGPAVAAVAMIHGLRDDHAARRDWNAVLRQLGTPPEHTYGYGAVFDALGLLHEGQPDLALRRTAPEPADVWKWVTWIWHHWYVALRAEAAVLAGQPDAADRLAAARTAVAGNPVAAAIVARAQALHDDDRERLLATAAEFDAAGCRYQSARTLVLAGGDHATRGAAAVAELGLAPMVPAPHPPRR
- a CDS encoding MFS transporter, with product MKRMRNGARSWIGSVGRLGRHPALRWILPAQLVSALGDGMSMVAVAWLAVQIAPAGQAGVWTGLAVAAYALPAPLGAALLAWLMRRLRAAQLVAADASVRAVALGTVAVLAVTGLLDPVAYVALLAVSSLLHAWGSAGVYTLVAEVLPEDDQVIGNALLSTFAQSAFVVGPGLAGGLTALAGPGWVIGVDAVSFAVLAVAAWALAARQASTAATAAGSPEASATGGWRVILDRPRLLGLLAVTCAFFFLYGPVEVALPVHVAHGLHGSPGLLGLYWTVFGIGATVGSLGAVLLRHRAPWRVVVVIVVGWGAALLPLGLTDAVAPGLVGFAAGGLVYGPFTAISTALFQRGTPPHVLSRVLAARSALTAPATGLGTLVGGPVVTAVGGRPTLLISALLTIALGLSVAAVLRLSRRAAGTGPAVAPTAGRAAACEGRLVAAGAAPASRRQP
- a CDS encoding YciI family protein, with product MTQYLISFNDGAMDHITAEELPDVGKAAHAVCQEAMNAGVWVFGTGLQRQRASIVATDGVVTDGPYPETKEVIGGFVVVDVASREEALAWAAKLAAACRCAQEVRHLMPDPELETMLREADR
- a CDS encoding VOC family protein; the encoded protein is MTGTSTHGGKTVLHPVSDLAAAKAVYAALLGVPPQTDSPYYVGFDAAGQQIGLVPAGGPQGLTSPVTYWHVPDIEAKLAEVTAAGATVQQAAHDVGGGRLVATVTDLDGNVLGLLQDH
- a CDS encoding AAA family ATPase is translated as MNTPVSGNGHRQPPRPAGGQSVVEQVLYEVKKVIVGQDLLLERLMVALLARGHILVEGVPGLAKTLAVKSLAEAVGGQFHRVQFTPDLVPADITGTRTYHQHSGEFQVSLGPVFTNLLLADEINRAPAKVQSALLEVMQEHQVTIGRETHRVPEPFLVLATQNPIESDGTYPLPEAQVDRFMMKVLVGYPSSTEEFVIVERAVSPGPAIQRIIDPARLIELQQQADRVYVDPSLIEYAVRLTAATREPAIVGQQQLARYITYGASPRASINLVLAGRALAFLRGRDYALPQDLTDLALDVLRHRLVMSYEALADEVSADAVLDRIMSSLPVPELAMQGH
- a CDS encoding DUF58 domain-containing protein, whose amino-acid sequence is MTAASDRLLRRLEWQVLRRLDGRLLGGHRTVWRGAGLDFSDVRAYTPEDDVRHIDWNVTARMDEPFVRQYTEDRDLTAWLVLDRSASMRGSGRHGKDTTLNELAVCLARLLTYRGNRVGAILFDNRHQRVIPPRTGRDQVLRLTHELDAPAPRTDAGTTTDLSAMLRLAAATARRRSLVLVLSDFIGDPGWERSLALLSHRHEVVAVRIVDPAELELPDLGMIVVEDAETGEQLLVDSGDPLLRGRLEAEVQARESGLAETMSRAGVAAHRVTTDTDLVDALVDMVRRTRRRSR
- a CDS encoding S1C family serine protease, whose protein sequence is MLSRAGKLDRLPDPPPAAGPADAEPVPATRPRSRVGIRALVAVGVAVALAVTAVVAFRWGAAESGAPAVVSPSPSPSDDGTLTVAEVYQVLLPSVVSIRTTGAGREPSAASGTGVLANADGTILTALHVVKGAAKIEVTYADGSSTPAKIAAADPATDIAALTPEKLPEVLVPAVLGGVPGIGEPVVAIGDPLGLTGSATTGVVSGLERSVTVADVGKLSGLIQFDAAVNPGSSGGPLVNMRGETVGIVVALANPTEAGTFIGIGFAVPIVTAAAGGGPPPPL
- a CDS encoding VWA domain-containing protein, giving the protein MTVQYPFLIALAVVGTGVAVLAYLRVQRRRAEALRGAGIGLTAAGGRGSVRRHLPYILFLAALPMLLTGLARPHAELPVPRVSGTVMLVFDVSNSMAATDVEPSRLAAAQTAAASFVDQQPSTVDIGVVIFGQGGLLTQTPTPDRAAVKNAITRLSTSGSTSLRQAILTALSAIVGKPVELPTQEDAAPPDLGYWGSATIIVFSDGQETESPEQAQAAAAMAGAAGVRIETVGIGTPAGTTVEVEGFQVATALDEQLLTDLSAVTGGTYHPARDAAALDDIHRSIDLRITTEPEYIELTALFAGSALLLLTLGGLLMIRWYGRIV
- a CDS encoding VWA domain-containing protein, producing MSLAWPWALAALLVIPLLLVVRWWLNRRRRKVAVRVSSIALIRAALPGRSRWQRRIPAALFVLGLLALGMAVARPQASLAVPQDSTAILLAMDVSQSMCSTDVPPNRLTAAREAAREFVLAQEDGTRIGLVAFSGISGLLVEPTDDKQALLTAIDGLRTSRGTAIGQAILTSIDAIAEINPAVPPTGVELGEPGSPGSGEYVADTIVVLTDGANTQGVDPVTAAQEAKARGLRVYTIGFGTTEPAPLICSADQMTAGSGARPEWQGRGGGGRRAQLIDEDTLGEVAELTGGEYFRAQDAEQLVGVLTDLPGTIVTQKQDVEMTVWFVLAGALLAGTGVGLSLRWNRS